CGTCTATGATTTGAATTACCAGGACATCTCCGGACAGGGCCAACACAGATGGATAACAATTTCAATTTCACTGGATAGGGAACTACTGGGGCTATACTCACCAAAACATGGAAAGTATTACATAAAGCTGGTACACATGTTAGATCATAGCATTTATTTGGATAATGATGAGCTGGATACTATGTATACTAGAGTggaggatgaaaaggatatttttatattagAACCATCATATGCCTCTATAAATGAAGATAGAAGTGCagatataaatttaaaagtgTTAAAAACACCGTTTATAAATATAGAAGAGCCTGAAATAAACTCATCACcaataatatacaatgCTTATGCCATATTAGAGGAATCACTATTGACCTATTCACCACTAAGAATTTCGTATAAGCTACCCATTCATAGCAGATACATGAATATGAACAAGTCTCTAACAAAAGAGATAATGAAGATTGACAAACTTGGACTGTTAGATGGTAAAAAACAGCTAAAACATGGTTTATCCCTAACTTCAGAACcaaaattatacatttacacTGAGAACATGCCAGAGAGTGAAGTATTAGAAAAATATGCTGAAGAGTATTTGATATTCTTGAGAAGTATATCTTTTGCTACCTTCGTATCTAACAATAGCAACAGATCTAAGTCAAACGGTATTTGGCAACGCCTATATTTTGGAAGCTCTAATGATATCAATAAACCTATCGATCTATGCAAAGGTGAAAGGACAGGTATCGCATACGTTTCTAGGAAATTTAGCACCGAGTCATGCAATCCCATAATTCATGAAATGAGGAGGAATGTCATTGATTCAGAATGTTACTTGGCATTTTCCGTACCAATTGGGGCTCAAGACGACATTAAATTGATAAATAACGTTACAGTTGGAATAATCACATTATCCTGTTTGTTGTCATTGTTCTTCGTATGTGACTATCTTCGCGATGTAGCATATAAACCCAATCCACGGAAACAATTCTAGCTCAATATGTAATACACCATATTACTAATTACAACGTATTTTATGCCTTAATTTCAGTGCCGTAGGAATATCCGAGGATATCGTCTGTCTTGGCAAAGAATACATAGTGATGTAGCAAGGAACATAAAATGTAGGCATAGATTACTGACAACGCAGAACCTAGTATTAGTGAACGATTGAACCATTTATACCGCAAAGACGCTCTGTTAAGCGATCTGTTAGGAAGAAACATTACAAATCCTGAATgtgtaaattttaaaactaGATATGAGCCTTACCAAGAGGCGGAAATATAAAGGTGAGAAAGAATACAATCATAGGAAGCTTGACATCGTTTTCTAATAGACgcaattttaaaattttctgATTACGTTTGTGAGAAATCCTCTAAAAGCACTTACCTCATCCTCTGGTTCCAAACTATCATTTTCACCTATTTCAGGTGGAGGTATACTATTATTGATTCGAAGGCTTGGAGATGTTGAGGTGCTGTTAGTAGATGTTTCCATTCTAATGGTTATATTGTGAAACGACTTAAAGTAGCATGTAGTTCTAGATGTAAATTCGTTATCATATCATTAAATATTTGTTAAAAATTACCTAATTTGTATATCCAGCACAAATAATTCCCAATTAAGATCCGATCCGCTTTCAACTTGGGGTTACGTATGTTGCGACCAGCAAACTCAGAATGCTCATTATAAAAGAATATTACAACTTCAACGtatttattttattttaaacTTTTATTTGAAACATATTATCATGCTGAAACCATAATGTGTAACGCAATGTTCCATCAATTATTTTGAGATGATTCTAAATCCGTGCAACTTCATGGTTATGGAGGGAATATCGACTTGCACCTAATTTTAGTACTAACACCATGTTTTTCGAGGCATAGCACGCTCACTCCTACAAAATGACCACTGAGACTGTCTCTACCTCAGATGATCAGAATATCGCAATCGGAGATCTACACAATGAGATCAATACAATTGAATCCGGTAATATTACGGGAACTACCGACAAAATTAAGCGAAAAAAACATAAGGAACATATCCGTACTATTGGTGCAGAAATCAGGAATATGAATGAACCTATTCGCAGATTGATAATAGACAAGGTCGTTTTACGCAATTTTAAGAGTTATGGAGGTACTACAACTATAGGTCCATTTCATAAGAGATTTACTTCGATAGTAGGTCCTAATGGGTCTGGGAAAAGTAATGTAATAGACGCCATGTTATTTGTCTTTGGATTTCGTGCTAAACAAATAAGACTCGGAAAACTGTCGGAATTAATACATAATTCTAACTTCTACGTTAACAAGAATAATGGAAATCCGCTGGAATCAATGGAAGTAGCGATTCATTTTTGTGAAATCTTGGACCACAACCCGGATTCTGACAATTATGATGTAATAGAAGGATCGCAGTTGGTAATTTCAAGAGAAGTTTTTTGTGACAATACCTCAAAATATCGCATAAATGGCACAATTTCTACGCAGAAAGAGGTTTCTAATGCATTAAAGCACTTTGGAATGGACTTATATAACAATCGGTTCCTTATATTACAGGGAGAAGTTGAGCAAATATCCCAAATGAAACCAAAAGCCACCAAACCCGACGAAGAAGGGCTGTTAGAATACTTGGAAGATATAATTGGAACAAATCAATATTTGGATCAGATTAAAGAAGCACAAACGCACTATGAAGAATTGCAGGATCAATATCAGCAGTTTTCTAATAAGGCAATTTTATCACAGAAGGAAGTTGAAGATCTTAAAGATGCAAATGATGAAGCAAACAGATATTTATTTAACGAAAAACTATTTCATGAAACAATGTTTTTAGTTACGCAAAAAGAGATTTACGACGGTGAACTTGAAAAGAATGTCCTTTCCAAAGATATTAGTGGATTAGAAGAACAGCTTAGAGATTATAAAAAGGAAATATCCAACGTCTTtaaggaaaaggaagatgtaGAATCACAaataaaatcacaaaaGGCGGAATTAAATAGATTGTTATATACACAAAAGAAGTTATCAGATCACTTTAAAAAACTCTGTACTAAGGATGAAGATTTACGTATGCAACTGCTACGTGAAGTTAAAAAAGTCGAAGAAAAGACtattttgataaaaaaATTAACTTCTAAGAAACCTCAACTTGAGAAAGAATCTAAAGAAAAATTGGcagaatctgaaaatttACTTAAAACAATCCCTTTGTTGCAATCTAAGCTTGACAACGCTGAAGCGGAGCTTGAAAGGCTGAGTGATAATTTAAAACCGGAGCTAGAAAAGGCTGCGAAAGATTTGTCTTTTTGTGAGGCTGTTTTGGCTCCAATTCAGCAATCCTATGATGATTATAAAAAGGAGATAAAAGCCTTGGAAATTTCGATAGAGTTATTACACTCTAGTGAGATAGAACTGACAAAAAACCTTTCATCCTTAAAGaaagatgaaaaagaaTTGAAACGCAAGATCAAATATAACGAAGAATTATTGAAAACTAGTGAGGCTAGCTTGGAGGATGGTGAAACAAAATTGAGGGTAATAAAAGATGAAATTTGTGAATTAGAGAAGGACTTACATGATAAGAACACAATTCTCATAAAGCTAAGAGACGAATATGAGTCATTAAAGCACGACATTACCAACTTGAGTAATGAAAAGGATCAATATAAGTTTATAATGAATTTGGCTTCGAATGAAAATCTGAGTGGTATCCACGGGAAATTAGGTGATCTTTGTTCCATAGATAAAAAGTACGAGAAAGCATTTTTGGTAGCATGTGGGCCAGCTATTGAAACAATAGTAGTGGATACTCCAGAAATAGCGTCAAAAATATTCACAGAACTCAGGAGGCATAATCTTGGACGTGTTTCTGCAGTTTCTCTGAGCATTCTAAATAGAGACTTAAAAAGACTTTTAGAACGCAAAAGTTCAATAGATATCGAAAAATTACCCCAAGGAACACAACGACTCATTGACTTGATAAAACCTGATCAActaaaatataaagtatgTTTCTACCATGCAGTCCGTGACACCTTGGTTGTAAACAATTTTGATGACGCTAAATTTGTTGGATATCAAATGAAGAAACGTGTAGTTACAATAGATGGAGAAATTATAGAGCCTGATGGTCGTTTATCTGGAGGAGGTGTTCCAAATATTGGAATAAAAGATAGGCGCCCCTCTTTTGGCAAGTCTGTCGATACTAACGCtatgaggaagatgaaatacGATATAGATAACAAAATTCAAGACATTTCAAATATAAAGGACAAGTTACGTCAGCTTAGTGAGAATGAACACTCCATATCTAAGGATATGGTCACCGAAAAGTATAATATCAACTTGTTGAGTCAAAATATTGAGAATGATTCTCTGCACTTGGGAGAGCTCCTAGAAAACATTCGAAATTCAGAGTTAAAAATAGAAGATCTTAAAGGTGACAATAGGATAAATCTGTTGAAGAaagatttggaaaaaaaAATTGAAGAGTGTAACGCTATTAaaaaaaatgttgaatcTCAGGAGACAAGTGTATCTAAGGCCTATGAGGTTCTTCAAAATGTTGGTTGTGGTGTTTTAAAAGAATCTAAGCTAAATGTTGCTAAACTGGACGATGAATTATCCAAAATTAGAGGTGATGTAGAGAAACTACGAAAGACCGCAGCTTCGCTACTCGGAGATGCTGAAAAATGTGCTAgagatattttaaaatatgaaaaagATATAGGTGAGCACAAAATACGAGAAAAGGGGCTA
This region of Theileria equi strain WA chromosome 1, complete sequence genomic DNA includes:
- a CDS encoding hypothetical protein (encoded by transcript BEWA_018410A); this encodes METSTNSTSTSPSLRINNSIPPPEIGENDSLEPEDEKILKLRLLENDVKLPMIVFFLTFIFPPLGFVMFLPNRSLNRASLRYKWFNRSLILGSALSVIYAYILCSLLHHYVFFAKTDDILGYSYGTEIKA
- a CDS encoding RecF/RecN/SMC N terminal domain containing protein (encoded by transcript BEWA_018420A); translation: MTTETVSTSDDQNIAIGDLHNEINTIESGNITGTTDKIKRKKHKEHIRTIGAEIRNMNEPIRRLIIDKVVLRNFKSYGGTTTIGPFHKRFTSIVGPNGSGKSNVIDAMLFVFGFRAKQIRLGKLSELIHNSNFYVNKNNGNPLESMEVAIHFCEILDHNPDSDNYDVIEGSQLVISREVFCDNTSKYRINGTISTQKEVSNALKHFGMDLYNNRFLILQGEVEQISQMKPKATKPDEEGLLEYLEDIIGTNQYLDQIKEAQTHYEELQDQYQQFSNKAILSQKEVEDLKDANDEANRYLFNEKLFHETMFLVTQKEIYDGELEKNVLSKDISGLEEQLRDYKKEISNVFKEKEDVESQIKSQKAELNRLLYTQKKLSDHFKKLCTKDEDLRMQLLREVKKVEEKTILIKKLTSKKPQLEKESKEKLAESENLLKTIPLLQSKLDNAEAELERLSDNLKPELEKAAKDLSFCEAVLAPIQQSYDDYKKEIKALEISIELLHSSEIELTKNLSSLKKDEKELKRKIKYNEELLKTSEASLEDGETKLRVIKDEICELEKDLHDKNTILIKLRDEYESLKHDITNLSNEKDQYKFIMNLASNENLSGIHGKLGDLCSIDKKYEKAFLVACGPAIETIVVDTPEIASKIFTELRRHNLGRVSAVSLSILNRDLKRLLERKSSIDIEKLPQGTQRLIDLIKPDQLKYKVCFYHAVRDTLVVNNFDDAKFVGYQMKKRVVTIDGEIIEPDGRLSGGGVPNIGIKDRRPSFGKSVDTNAMRKMKYDIDNKIQDISNIKDKLRQLSENEHSISKDMVTEKYNINLLSQNIENDSLHLGELLENIRNSELKIEDLKGDNRINLLKKDLEKKIEECNAIKKNVESQETSVSKAYEVLQNVGCGVLKESKLNVAKLDDELSKIRGDVEKLRKTAASLLGDAEKCARDILKYEKDIGEHKIREKGLETQLDNLEDEASEVNNKLTSLNKDCDQYSHTLKELNELLTTKNAIINEHELQSVDIKHRVDDLHRKLNAVNDCLSRHKTTLLSTKQQFEDTIRSLNLSNEATSLLYKFTHDSGVNLPCSSTMDQCSDEAEACRQDSLDKMEIIDPDTAKNTECDTSKQEEIPTIDLRQTKYSNELRIASNENLETINKDAMLKRVQELKRKLSHIPNLRIVEEYKKRVEEYIQKKKDLLIIQTKRDYAKSAHEHLCFKRKSEFLLNFAIIANKLKEVYQAITLGGDAELELVDSTEPFTEGILFSVRPVKKSWKQIHNLSGGEKTLSSLALVFALHHYKPNPVYFMDEIDAALDFRNVSIIAKNIKERTKDAQFIIISLRNQMFELCNQMVGIYKTCDITKSVCINPMVYSLNKRRLKDDEIASQ